The DNA segment AACTAAATTATTCCAATTGAATTTCTGGTTTGTTTAAGTGAAATTGACGTGAGTAGAAATAAgcttttcaaaaaaaaaaaaaaaaaaatatttttagaaaaaaaaacaagatatttttagaagaaaaaaaaaacgtgtgtttttttttgttattcaTACAACCTTATGTATGagtattaaaatttattttaattatttttttagtaacCATTGTATTTTGTTACTATTTGCTATGATTGTGTAAATAAGTTATTATAGCATATAATTGTTTATGCTttgttttgttatttttcgtatttttataatttttttttaatgtttaaTCTTGGaaaaactatttatatatttgaaagttgtctattattataaaagaaaatatatttaaaagaaaagagATAACGaattgttttatttgtatGTAGATATACAATATTGGaatttatatatgatgaaatatgttaatataaaaaagaggtatatatatatatatatgtaggATGATTATGAAAATGAGATGTTTTTTGAATTTGTAGATAATTCAGGAAGTGTTATCTATGTAAGGATTATAATGTggatcattttctttttccttAAAATAGTcaaatgtatttattttttgtgtttttggttgataattataatttaagtTTTGAAGCATATAATCGAGATTAATATTTTTGTCATTTTGTTGTGTTTTATTCAATAAagtatttgaattattttgtGTAAGTTTTGAAGAATGTATgtaattttttgtatttttccaATCTGTGTCAATAATAAAATCTTTACatgttgtatttttattatgaatATCTCTATCTTGATCTGTTGATATATGATCTGTTTCAATTTGTTTAAGTTTATTTGgagaattataaatatgattaaTATTTTGATCACTTTTTAGTTCAGAATGATTAttggtattattattattgttatttattaattcatcCTTGTTCGagtttttaaaaaagtttGTTATTTGTAATTGGCcattataactttttttttttatgtgtaACTTACTTCTGTTTAAAGGAGGAATAAAAGAATGTGCATCAATTTCATTTTGCTTTTCTGATttaatatagttattttttttcataaaatttgtGGGATCTTGGATTGTGGGTTCATCTTTTTGAGGTGAGTTAAGATCATGTTTAATTTCTTCTTTATCTGCTAAAGTTTTGAATAAAGtaaatgtttttttcatattttcataaagATTTTTTGCACTTTtcatttgtttattttttttatccaaGTGGTCATAAGGGATGTGTTCATTTGTTTGGTCATTTTGGTTTGACATGGATTCTgtaaatttgttattttgagtgtttatatgatttttgttaataaaattggGTTCGAATTTATTATCAGCATTTTGAATGTTTATATGATTTTTGCTAATAAAATTTGGTTCAGATTTATTATCAGCATTTTGAATGTTTATATgatttttgttaataaaatttggtTCAGATTTATTATCAGCATTTTGAATGTTTATATgatttttgttaataaaatttggtTCAGATTTATTATCAACATTTTCTGCGTTTTTGTCATATTTTGAGTCAAtttgatttatttgtttatgtCTTTTGATAATGGCTGGAGAGATTTCTAAATATTCCAAACATTCGGATgtaaaatgtttaaaaatattatctatatgatttatattttgttgaGGTGATATTTCGTGTTTGTTATGAAATGGAAGAGAATTAAAATTTGAATTATTGAACAATGGGGTTTTTTGAGAATTATCTTCAATTATTtcgatatttttattatcatctttttgatttattatatcttgttctaataaattatttaaacatttgttattattttttgagaaATCTAAAAAAAGTGAAGATTCGATAActttattaacaaaaatatcaTCATCTAGTTTGAAACGATTATTAATATGATCCGAATTTGATAAAAGATTAGAATTctcttttttaataaaacttcGAAATGAATGATGTATtggaataattttatttagaaTAAAATCATAAACATGATGTTGTAAAAatgcatttttaattttattatatttttccattaaTTTATCTACTGAATTTAAATTTGGaggtattttatttttccatttatcatgtgaaattaaaaaagagaaaatattttGGATAGTTTTAtgttcatatattaaattaaatgcGGTTTTTATTCCCATTCCTGAAATATGAAAATCATTAGTATAGTCACAACCACTTAATATGCACATAGTTAAAAACATATCAAGAtcgaaatattttaatttatataattcttCAGGccaataaaaattattgatATATGTTTTCATAAGTTTGTTAgaattttgattatttatatcagtATTTTGATCCAAGAGtagtttattattttttttaattttttttttttttttttttttttcattatttacaTTTCTTCGTCTTTTACGAGAAAATGTGGGACTTTGTTTTTCTtcatatgaaataaaagaatcAGAAAAATTTGATTCttcattttgtatatttttaattggGGTTATATAAAATTGGTTAAACGAATTTGATATCggatttttaattttgtttataatatctGAATCTATTAAATCATTAATAGGCATTAAAGTGATTTCATTACATTCtccattatttttaaatttatataaaaccCTAGGACATCCATAAACTAACAAATCACTATCTTCACTAATAGCACATGAAATAAAACCCATTCTACATAAATAAGACAATTGAGCATCAGCTTCATATGgtgatattatataatagatatttttttttttacaaaaattaataacaGATTGTATAATTTCTTTTGATACTGTTATTGCTTggatacattttttaataacaagTTCATTAGTTCTTggattttttacttttttaataatttctaAAGCTTcattttttgctttttcCCTACGTGCTTTTCTTattaaattttctttttttttttctggtAATTCTTCACCAtcaaaaacaaatataaccttaatattatattgatAAATCGTTTCTAGcattttttcaataaaacttaaataattCTCATTATGGTTATCTGTAACTATATCAAAAGCACAACTTATTAATCCTCTATGGATCCAACACATAATATCAATTCCAACGACCccattttcatatttactaatatgtgtattttttattataggttttaaaaattgtaataagTTTGAAATTCCCATTTAGTCGATTATTAATTTTGGAGAGATCAAATTGAAGGGGGACTAAAATTAAAGGGAGAAATAAAATTGAAGAGagaaataaaattgaaagggggagaattttttttttttttttttttttttttttcatttagtGTTAAAATGTTTTATGCGAATTCGCCGAAAAAGGTATGCAGTGTTagtattatatgcatatacttATTACACTTATTTTATGcacaaatttaataatggatacatgataaatatatatgggGGAGCAATGTTTATGTTGAATTCGATTgcaaagttaaaaaaaaaataagacgAAAAATGGGGAggtcataatatatttcaaaagTAAAATAATGTGCAATAATTGTTAAGTTTTAAATGGTGAAATTTGTGAACAAATATGTTAATTGAAGAAACAAGAATTTAAGACATTAAAATTGAggaaaaaaagataaataaattgatTTAAAATGGGGTAAGGAACTCaaacatgttttttttttattatttttttgttatttttttgttatttttttattatttttttttttttttttttttttttttttttttttttttttaattgttgGCTATATAAAGTCAACTCACcgtatatttattaacattatgtgttattacattttagtgtatttttcaaaatatttatttatgttaattttttttaaacaagtGTATAAAGGATATAAGATAATAAAAGGAACGAGAGATGATAAAGATTGTAATCTTTTTGTGACTAATTCAAATTGATAATTCCCAAgtttcccattttttttttttaggaaataaaatatgatatattattaagttataatttaataaaatgcaaaattgtttatacaaataaatatatttgcatTATGAAAGAGTggacaaaaaaaattgggTTTTATCATGACAGTTGCGCTTTTCtgtttttatgaaaaataagattaatgcatttttttattgttattgtattttatttatt comes from the Plasmodium yoelii strain 17X genome assembly, chromosome: 6 genome and includes:
- a CDS encoding exonuclease I, putative, whose product is MGISNLLQFLKPIIKNTHISKYENGVVGIDIMCWIHRGLISCAFDIVTDNHNENYLSFIEKMLETIYQYNIKVIFVFDGEELPEKKKENLIRKARREKAKNEALEIIKKVKNPRTNELVIKKCIQAITVSKEIIQSVINFCKKKNIYYIISPYEADAQLSYLCRMGFISCAISEDSDLLVYGCPRVLYKFKNNGECNEITLMPINDLIDSDIINKIKNPISNSFNQFYITPIKNIQNEESNFSDSFISYEEKQSPTFSRKRRRNVNNEKKKKKKKIKKNNKLLLDQNTDINNQNSNKLMKTYINNFYWPEELYKLKYFDLDMFLTMCILSGCDYTNDFHISGMGIKTAFNLIYEHKTIQNIFSFLISHDKWKNKIPPNLNSVDKLMEKYNKIKNAFLQHHVYDFILNKIIPIHHSFRSFIKKENSNLLSNSDHINNRFKLDDDIFVNKVIESSLFLDFSKNNNKCLNNLLEQDIINQKDDNKNIEIIEDNSQKTPLFNNSNFNSLPFHNKHEISPQQNINHIDNIFKHFTSECLEYLEISPAIIKRHKQINQIDSKYDKNAENVDNKSEPNFINKNHINIQNADNKSEPNFINKNHINIQNADNKSEPNFISKNHINIQNADNKFEPNFINKNHINTQNNKFTESMSNQNDQTNEHIPYDHLDKKNKQMKSAKNLYENMKKTFTLFKTLADKEEIKHDLNSPQKDEPTIQDPTNFMKKNNYIKSEKQNEIDAHSFIPPLNRSKLHIKKKSYNGQLQITNFFKNSNKDELINNNNNNTNNHSELKSDQNINHIYNSPNKLKQIETDHISTDQDRDIHNKNTTCKDFIIDTDWKNTKNYIHSSKLTQNNSNTLLNKTQQNDKNINLDYMLQNLNYNYQPKTQKINTFDYFKEKENDPHYNPYIDNTS